From Microbacterium sp. LWH11-1.2, one genomic window encodes:
- a CDS encoding CGNR zinc finger domain-containing protein, with product MHLNPYGEYAVLLAASLANDWPADRAGIEERTLELGMTQTFPPAPGDHAEVRAVIDDWLKIVDEPDPAARADLLNAELAATAAYPRLTNHDGEGWHLHYRDDVKSLPYVLRAVINLGTSLHLVTRGMSRLGRCQASPCTNVVADVTRNGRQRFCSVRCANRAAVRRHRARAA from the coding sequence ATGCATCTCAACCCTTACGGCGAGTACGCGGTCCTGCTGGCGGCGTCGCTCGCCAACGACTGGCCGGCGGACCGCGCGGGAATCGAGGAGCGCACGCTCGAACTCGGGATGACGCAGACCTTCCCACCCGCTCCGGGCGATCATGCCGAGGTCAGGGCGGTCATCGACGACTGGCTGAAGATCGTCGACGAGCCGGATCCCGCCGCCCGAGCCGACCTGCTGAACGCCGAGCTCGCCGCGACGGCCGCCTACCCGCGGCTGACGAACCACGACGGCGAGGGCTGGCACCTGCACTACCGCGACGACGTGAAGTCGCTGCCCTACGTGCTCCGGGCCGTCATCAACCTCGGGACCTCGCTGCATCTCGTCACCCGCGGCATGAGCAGGCTGGGTCGCTGTCAGGCTTCGCCGTGCACGAACGTCGTCGCGGACGTCACGCGCAACGGTCGCCAGCGCTTCTGCTCGGTGCGCTGCGCGAACCGGGCGGCGGTCCGCCGGCATCGGGCGCGAGCCGCCTGA
- a CDS encoding type 1 glutamine amidotransferase domain-containing protein: protein MTLTGSRVAFLATDGFEDSELTSPWDAVTAEGASATLIAPDGGRITGKNGHEQSVDLTAAEATADQFDALVLPGGVVNADHLRMDAPSIALARAFFEQHKPVGVICHGAWILIEAGVVDDRTLTSYPSLQTDLRNAGASWVDEEVVVDQGLVSSRTPDDLPAFNAKLVEEIGEGPHAGQTA from the coding sequence ATGACTCTCACCGGCAGCCGAGTGGCATTCCTGGCGACAGACGGATTCGAGGACAGCGAGCTGACGAGCCCGTGGGATGCCGTGACCGCAGAGGGCGCATCCGCGACACTGATCGCCCCCGACGGCGGTCGGATCACCGGCAAGAACGGTCATGAGCAGTCGGTGGACCTCACCGCCGCCGAGGCGACCGCCGACCAGTTCGACGCCCTCGTGCTCCCCGGAGGCGTCGTGAACGCCGACCACCTGCGCATGGACGCACCCTCGATCGCTCTCGCCCGCGCCTTCTTCGAGCAGCACAAGCCGGTGGGAGTGATCTGTCACGGCGCGTGGATCCTCATCGAGGCCGGCGTCGTGGACGACCGCACCCTCACCAGCTACCCGAGCCTGCAGACCGACCTCCGCAACGCCGGGGCATCCTGGGTCGACGAGGAGGTCGTGGTCGACCAGGGCCTGGTCTCCAGCCGCACCCCCGATGATCTGCCGGCCTTCAACGCGAAGCTCGTCGAGGAGATCGGCGAAGGGCCGCACGCCGGCCAGACCGCCTGA
- a CDS encoding SRPBCC domain-containing protein yields the protein MTTERRLARSGFTLTRDYPAGVERVWDAFAVEEQKLRWWGAGESMKTREWAFDFRVGGRDVAESRFHDRPVSRYEATYTDIVEHIRIVTTYDMWIDGAHMSTSVASLEFEPIDGGTRFTHIEHGVFFDRFWADGQGREDGTRGLLGALGRYLG from the coding sequence ATGACGACAGAACGCCGACTCGCCCGTTCCGGATTCACCCTGACCCGCGACTACCCCGCCGGCGTCGAGCGCGTCTGGGACGCCTTCGCCGTGGAGGAGCAGAAGCTCCGCTGGTGGGGCGCCGGCGAGTCGATGAAGACGCGCGAGTGGGCGTTCGACTTCCGCGTCGGCGGTCGCGACGTCGCCGAGAGCCGGTTCCACGATCGTCCGGTCTCGCGCTACGAGGCGACCTACACCGACATCGTCGAGCACATCCGCATCGTCACCACCTACGACATGTGGATCGACGGGGCGCACATGTCGACATCCGTGGCGTCGCTGGAGTTCGAGCCGATCGACGGCGGGACACGGTTCACGCACATCGAGCACGGCGTCTTCTTCGATAGGTTCTGGGCCGACGGGCAGGGGCGCGAGGACGGCACGCGAGGACTGCTGGGGGCGCTCGGCCGATACCTCGGCTGA
- a CDS encoding dihydrofolate reductase family protein codes for MTRVRMALFTSLDGYTPNDPTPTPENPMGEDWGRLTAAYAATRTFRAKIFGDTSGAGTTGIDDRYAAAFFDGIGAEIMGAGMFGLHAFPDDPDWKGWWGDTPPFGTPVYVLTHSAPRPSIAMDGGTTFHFRDAAIEDVLAEATEAAGGLDVRIGGGYRTARDFLRAGLVDDLHLMVAPIFLGRGHRLWDDLRGFDLTHTVTTEVAESGEIHVTLTREGDR; via the coding sequence ATGACCCGCGTTCGCATGGCCCTCTTCACGTCGCTGGACGGCTACACGCCCAACGACCCGACACCGACGCCCGAGAACCCCATGGGTGAGGACTGGGGCCGTCTCACGGCCGCGTACGCGGCGACCCGCACCTTCCGCGCGAAGATCTTCGGTGACACGAGCGGCGCCGGAACGACCGGCATCGACGATCGATACGCCGCGGCGTTCTTCGACGGCATCGGTGCCGAGATCATGGGCGCGGGGATGTTCGGCCTGCACGCCTTCCCCGACGACCCGGATTGGAAGGGCTGGTGGGGCGACACCCCGCCGTTCGGCACCCCGGTATACGTCCTCACCCACTCCGCCCCTCGCCCGTCGATCGCGATGGACGGCGGTACGACCTTCCACTTCCGAGACGCGGCGATCGAAGACGTGCTCGCCGAGGCGACAGAAGCCGCGGGCGGTCTGGATGTGCGGATCGGCGGCGGATACCGCACAGCGCGGGATTTCCTCCGCGCGGGCCTGGTCGACGACCTGCACCTCATGGTGGCGCCGATCTTCCTCGGCCGCGGCCACCGTCTCTGGGATGATCTGCGCGGCTTCGACCTCACCCACACCGTGACGACGGAGGTCGCCGAGAGCGGCGAGATCCACGTCACCCTGACACGGGAGGGCGACCGATGA
- a CDS encoding metalloregulator ArsR/SmtB family transcription factor encodes MPKYQDDVDAVLRALADPTRRAVVERLAKSPAVVSELAEPFAMALPSLMQHLRILEDAGVISSEKHGRVRTVTLRPGALDVLHLWLGDQRTPAEHQADRLGIHLALTTPQEN; translated from the coding sequence ATGCCTAAGTATCAGGATGACGTCGACGCCGTGCTCCGCGCTCTCGCGGACCCGACGCGCCGCGCTGTCGTCGAGCGCCTGGCCAAGTCCCCCGCGGTGGTCTCCGAGCTCGCCGAGCCGTTCGCGATGGCGCTGCCGTCGCTCATGCAGCACCTCCGCATCCTCGAGGACGCGGGGGTCATCAGCTCGGAGAAGCACGGCCGCGTCCGCACCGTGACTCTGCGCCCCGGCGCACTCGACGTGCTGCACCTGTGGCTGGGCGACCAGCGCACGCCCGCCGAGCACCAGGCCGACCGCCTCGGCATCCATCTCGCCCTCACCACCCCCCAGGAGAACTGA
- a CDS encoding fasciclin domain-containing protein, producing the protein MFSTKKKVTAALTLTLAGAFLLSACSTGTAPAEESSEPTTSESAEPTTEAMDPAANLVGAGCSAYAEAVPDGAGSVEGMSKDPVAVAASNNPLLKTLVAAVSGQLNPDVNLVDTLNGDEFTVFAPVDDAFAKIDPATIETLKTDSALLSSILTYHVVPGQIAPDEIAGMHTTVQGADLEVTGSGDDLMVNGTSTVICGGVQTANATVYLIDTVLMPPM; encoded by the coding sequence ATGTTCAGCACCAAGAAGAAGGTCACCGCAGCACTCACCCTGACGCTCGCCGGAGCATTCCTGCTCTCCGCGTGTTCGACCGGCACAGCGCCCGCCGAGGAGTCGTCGGAGCCGACGACGTCGGAGTCGGCTGAGCCCACGACCGAGGCGATGGACCCGGCCGCCAACCTCGTCGGAGCCGGTTGCTCCGCCTACGCCGAGGCCGTCCCGGACGGTGCCGGATCGGTCGAGGGCATGTCGAAGGACCCGGTCGCCGTGGCCGCCTCCAACAACCCGCTGCTCAAGACGCTCGTCGCAGCGGTGAGCGGTCAGCTCAACCCCGACGTGAACCTCGTCGACACGCTCAACGGCGACGAGTTCACCGTCTTCGCACCGGTGGATGACGCCTTCGCGAAGATCGACCCCGCCACCATCGAGACGCTCAAGACCGACAGCGCACTGCTGAGCTCGATCCTGACGTACCACGTGGTCCCCGGCCAGATCGCGCCGGACGAGATCGCCGGCATGCACACCACCGTGCAGGGCGCCGACCTCGAGGTCACCGGCAGCGGTGACGACCTGATGGTCAACGGAACTTCGACCGTCATCTGCGGTGGCGTCCAGACCGCCAACGCGACCGTGTACCTGATCGACACGGTCCTGATGCCCCCGATGTAA
- the sigK gene encoding ECF RNA polymerase sigma factor SigK has product MLGGMVIDGMDVPEDGTARDAVAALLVRVADGDQRAFAELYDSLSARVFGLILRVLVNRAQSEEVLQEVFLEIWQSASRFAPNRGQGRAWVMTIAHRRAVDRVRASQSSADRDVRAGLRDIGVAHDSVAEQVELGIDGEKVVEALTELPEVQREALVLAYYGGYSQNEISVLVGAPLGTIKTRMRDGLTRLRSAMGVTA; this is encoded by the coding sequence ATGCTTGGAGGGATGGTCATTGACGGAATGGACGTGCCCGAGGACGGGACGGCGAGAGATGCGGTCGCCGCACTCCTCGTCCGCGTCGCCGACGGGGATCAACGGGCATTCGCCGAGCTCTACGACTCCCTCTCCGCGCGCGTGTTCGGGCTCATCCTGCGCGTGCTCGTGAACCGCGCGCAGAGCGAGGAAGTGCTGCAGGAGGTTTTTCTCGAGATCTGGCAATCCGCTTCGCGCTTCGCTCCGAACAGAGGTCAAGGACGAGCATGGGTGATGACGATCGCACATCGTCGGGCCGTGGACAGGGTGCGTGCATCCCAGTCCAGTGCGGACCGTGATGTGCGAGCGGGGCTGAGGGACATCGGCGTTGCGCACGACAGTGTGGCAGAGCAGGTGGAACTCGGGATCGACGGCGAGAAGGTCGTCGAAGCACTCACGGAGCTGCCGGAGGTGCAGCGAGAAGCGCTCGTGCTCGCGTATTACGGCGGTTACAGTCAGAACGAGATTTCGGTGCTTGTGGGAGCACCATTGGGGACGATCAAGACAAGGATGCGAGACGGGCTCACCCGTCTCCGGTCAGCCATGGGGGTGACAGCATGA
- a CDS encoding anti-sigma factor: MNEQEFAELAAGAALNALSPDDARRFDDALVAHPEWRAIAEADAETADLLSASATPVSPPPGIRAALLAQIAVTPQNSEPTTPVEPVATDVLADERPRVDESSANDAEKDRAPSPKRRWSRVVFALAACLAVLVGVGIGAVALNGQLNRPASVVALEQIQSSSDAEQASVELPSGGTATAHWSASAGAAVLVTDGVPAPADGKTYELWYVRGDDAIPAGVFDVEDGRATAALEGDMHAGDVIAVTVEQAGGSPSGTPTSDPVIVIPTA, from the coding sequence ATGAACGAGCAGGAGTTCGCAGAGCTCGCGGCGGGGGCCGCCCTGAACGCGTTGTCGCCCGACGACGCGCGTCGCTTCGACGACGCTCTCGTCGCGCATCCCGAGTGGCGGGCGATCGCCGAGGCGGATGCCGAGACGGCCGATCTTCTGTCCGCCTCCGCCACGCCTGTCTCCCCGCCTCCCGGCATCCGTGCCGCGCTCCTCGCCCAGATCGCGGTGACGCCCCAGAACAGCGAGCCGACGACGCCTGTCGAGCCGGTCGCGACCGACGTTCTCGCAGACGAGCGACCGCGCGTCGACGAGTCGTCGGCGAACGATGCGGAGAAGGATCGCGCCCCCTCCCCGAAGCGCCGCTGGAGCCGCGTCGTGTTCGCGCTCGCCGCATGCCTCGCCGTGCTGGTGGGCGTCGGGATCGGCGCCGTCGCGCTCAACGGGCAGCTCAACCGTCCGGCATCCGTCGTCGCTCTGGAGCAGATCCAGTCGTCGTCCGATGCGGAACAGGCGTCCGTGGAGCTCCCCTCCGGGGGAACGGCGACCGCGCACTGGTCGGCATCCGCGGGAGCAGCCGTGCTCGTGACCGACGGCGTGCCCGCCCCGGCCGACGGCAAGACCTACGAACTCTGGTACGTGCGCGGGGACGACGCGATCCCCGCCGGCGTCTTCGACGTCGAGGACGGTCGGGCGACGGCGGCGCTCGAAGGCGACATGCACGCGGGCGATGTGATCGCGGTCACCGTCGAGCAGGCCGGAGGATCCCCTTCCGGCACGCCGACGTCCGACCCTGTCATCGTGATCCCCACGGCCTGA
- a CDS encoding DNA-directed RNA polymerase subunit beta, with protein MPEQHHRPIRRPTSAFDNIVGAHDPAEETRVAHATASALLTRVRADESGASAERLVAFTAEHGIDEIAELWSKAPSRTLPGALWRLYLLQLAIHGDPQTAALLYERGRVELPSADAVIAGAPAPAEPAELVALIDTILRGAFRGDFAVALDRAAAFCRVQASGATHTADDYEPTEPARASELTTRALRLSSYAQDLSASAVLWRTGSLA; from the coding sequence ATGCCCGAGCAGCATCACCGTCCCATCCGTCGACCGACCAGCGCTTTCGATAACATCGTCGGCGCGCACGATCCCGCCGAGGAGACGCGCGTGGCGCACGCGACGGCATCCGCTCTGCTGACGCGGGTGCGGGCCGACGAGAGCGGGGCGAGCGCCGAGCGTCTGGTCGCGTTCACCGCCGAGCACGGCATCGACGAGATCGCCGAGCTGTGGTCCAAGGCGCCTTCGCGCACACTGCCCGGAGCGCTCTGGAGGCTGTACCTGCTGCAGCTGGCGATCCACGGCGACCCGCAGACGGCGGCACTGCTCTATGAGCGCGGACGCGTCGAGCTGCCGTCGGCGGATGCGGTCATCGCGGGTGCTCCTGCCCCTGCGGAGCCGGCTGAGCTCGTGGCGCTCATCGACACGATCCTGCGCGGGGCCTTCCGTGGGGACTTCGCGGTCGCGCTCGACCGCGCCGCCGCCTTCTGTCGCGTGCAGGCCTCAGGCGCGACCCACACGGCCGACGACTATGAGCCGACCGAGCCCGCGCGGGCCAGCGAGCTGACGACGCGAGCCCTGCGTCTCAGCAGCTACGCGCAGGATCTCTCCGCGTCAGCGGTGCTCTGGCGCACGGGTTCTCTGGCCTGA